From Novosphingobium resinovorum, the proteins below share one genomic window:
- a CDS encoding DUF2721 domain-containing protein — protein sequence MIVQTIQLALTPVFVLVAIGNILNILSTRLGRVVDRARLLQERHGTTQGMEHDIVVSELRLVNRRMTLITQAVRFMVLSALAIGVTVAVLFLSGLGGMDWHAAAAVTFLAAIVLLLVALVLFLRETQVAADALRIPSDYLELHRHI from the coding sequence ATGATCGTCCAGACCATCCAGTTGGCACTGACGCCGGTGTTCGTGCTCGTGGCCATCGGCAATATCCTCAACATCCTCTCGACGCGGCTCGGGCGCGTGGTCGATCGCGCGCGGCTCCTGCAGGAGCGGCACGGCACCACGCAGGGCATGGAGCACGACATCGTCGTCAGCGAATTGCGGCTGGTGAACCGGCGCATGACGCTGATCACCCAGGCGGTGCGCTTCATGGTGCTCTCGGCGCTGGCGATCGGCGTGACGGTGGCGGTGCTGTTCCTGTCCGGCCTTGGCGGGATGGACTGGCATGCGGCGGCGGCGGTGACCTTCCTTGCGGCGATCGTGCTGCTGCTCGTCGCGCTCGTGCTTTTCCTGCGCGAAACGCAGGTGGCGGCCGACGCGCTGCGCATTCCCAGCGACTATCTGGAACTTCATCGCCACATCTGA
- a CDS encoding class I mannose-6-phosphate isomerase, with protein MTNARASSSLPIRQVEKPWGLDVLPAPFEAPEGQRIGEIWFEPPAALPELLVKYIFASEALSVQVHPSDAQTLAKGIGRQGKEECWLIVAAEPGGKLGIGFDREIGEDAMRAAALDGSIEHLMTWHEVAPGDFFYIPANTVHAIGAGVSLIEVQQNSDITYRLYDYGRPRELHLEDGMAVSHGEPYSREQWFKHVPLDGSQVLVDGPLFVLDQVAGVPSQEIAMRYPDALLVIPREGAVEVAGESIAPGSCALAMSLADVRFAENGVCLLTRPCKIAS; from the coding sequence ATGACCAACGCCCGCGCTTCCTCCTCGCTGCCGATCCGACAGGTCGAGAAGCCCTGGGGCCTGGACGTCCTGCCTGCGCCGTTCGAGGCGCCCGAGGGCCAGCGCATCGGCGAAATCTGGTTCGAGCCGCCCGCCGCTCTGCCCGAGCTTCTGGTCAAGTACATCTTCGCCAGCGAGGCGCTGTCGGTGCAGGTCCACCCTTCGGACGCGCAGACGCTGGCCAAGGGCATCGGGCGGCAGGGCAAGGAGGAATGCTGGCTGATCGTCGCTGCCGAGCCGGGCGGCAAGCTGGGCATCGGCTTCGACCGGGAGATCGGCGAGGACGCGATGCGCGCCGCCGCGCTCGACGGGTCGATCGAACACCTGATGACCTGGCACGAGGTCGCGCCGGGCGATTTCTTCTATATCCCGGCCAACACCGTCCATGCCATCGGCGCGGGCGTCAGCCTGATCGAGGTGCAGCAGAACAGCGACATTACCTATCGCCTCTACGACTACGGCCGCCCGCGCGAGCTGCATCTGGAGGACGGGATGGCGGTATCGCACGGCGAGCCGTACTCGCGTGAACAATGGTTCAAGCACGTGCCGCTGGACGGTTCGCAGGTGCTGGTCGATGGCCCGCTCTTCGTGCTGGACCAGGTCGCGGGCGTGCCGTCGCAGGAGATCGCAATGCGCTATCCCGATGCACTGCTGGTGATCCCGCGCGAGGGCGCGGTCGAAGTCGCCGGCGAGTCCATCGCGCCCGGCAGCTGTGCGCTGGCGATGAGCCTCGCCGACGTGCGATTTGCGGAAAACGGCGTTTGCCTGCTGACGAGGCCCTGTAAAATCGCGTCCTGA
- a CDS encoding mannose-1-phosphate guanylyltransferase — protein sequence MSILVPVILCGGSGTRLWPRSRAAMPKPFLPLVGDSTLFEAALARCPGSGGFAAPVVVTGHKHLAHVEAQLGVVEGAQVIVEPSARNTAAAIALAACRLPEDAVMLVCPSDHHIGNTEAFAVAAAAAAGLAQQGWLVSFGIEATAPETGFGYLKRGEAIPEHGGFRTAQFVEKPDLERAKAFLAEGIYAWNGGIFAFRVKDFLAELTAHRPDVATSVADAVAKGAEDGQRFHPDAATFAEVPSVSVDYAVMENTTRAAMVPADMDWSDIGNWQALHEALESDEHGNSVRGSGTVEMVDCRGVLVDSDGPRVSVIGLEDVIVVVDGDDIMITTVAGVQKVGNLSGARNQ from the coding sequence ATGTCGATCCTTGTTCCCGTCATTCTCTGCGGAGGCAGCGGCACGCGCCTGTGGCCGCGCAGCCGGGCCGCGATGCCCAAGCCGTTCCTGCCGCTGGTCGGCGACAGCACCCTGTTCGAAGCGGCGCTGGCCCGTTGTCCCGGCTCGGGAGGCTTCGCGGCCCCGGTCGTGGTGACCGGCCACAAGCACCTCGCCCACGTCGAGGCGCAACTCGGCGTGGTCGAGGGGGCGCAGGTCATCGTCGAGCCTTCGGCGCGCAACACCGCCGCCGCCATTGCGCTCGCCGCCTGCCGCCTGCCCGAGGACGCGGTGATGCTGGTCTGTCCGAGCGATCACCACATCGGCAATACCGAGGCTTTCGCGGTCGCCGCAGCCGCTGCGGCGGGGTTGGCGCAGCAGGGCTGGCTGGTGTCCTTCGGCATCGAGGCGACGGCGCCCGAAACCGGCTTCGGCTACCTCAAGCGCGGCGAGGCAATTCCCGAGCACGGCGGTTTCCGCACCGCGCAGTTCGTCGAGAAGCCGGATCTGGAGCGCGCCAAGGCGTTCCTTGCCGAAGGGATCTACGCCTGGAACGGCGGAATCTTCGCGTTCCGGGTGAAGGACTTCCTCGCCGAACTGACCGCGCACCGCCCGGACGTCGCCACCAGCGTCGCGGATGCGGTGGCGAAGGGCGCCGAGGACGGCCAGCGCTTCCATCCCGATGCGGCGACCTTTGCCGAAGTGCCCAGCGTCTCGGTCGACTACGCGGTGATGGAGAACACCACCCGCGCGGCGATGGTGCCCGCCGACATGGACTGGTCGGACATCGGCAACTGGCAGGCGCTGCACGAGGCGCTGGAAAGCGATGAGCACGGCAATTCGGTGCGCGGTTCGGGCACGGTCGAGATGGTCGACTGCCGCGGCGTGCTGGTCGACAGCGACGGCCCGCGCGTCTCTGTGATCGGGCTGGAGGACGTGATCGTCGTCGTCGATGGCGATGACATCATGATCACTACGGTTGCCGGCGTGCAGAAGGTGGGCAATCTTTCCGGCGCCAGGAATCAGTGA
- a CDS encoding TonB family protein produces MMRSGYRQEHKPRWKIAAVVLLIHVVVIAGLVRAFTPDLAAQVARSVTRAFTIAAEPPPPPAPVPSSAPSSAAPREEGAAAAAGRKADPRPVPAPRTPVVVRPAQAPPVAGKGAENAAGATAQGEGTGASGFGSGTGAGAGGDGTGGGGASPTVKVAGDINSAKDYPRATRDLRVGASVTIDLRVGTDGRVAACRIVQPSPDPEADRITCDLAMRRFRFRPAKDTGGKTVEAIYRWRQRWFY; encoded by the coding sequence ATGATGCGCAGCGGATATCGGCAGGAGCACAAACCGCGCTGGAAGATCGCGGCGGTCGTGCTGCTGATCCACGTCGTCGTGATTGCCGGGCTGGTGCGGGCGTTCACCCCGGACCTCGCCGCGCAAGTGGCGCGATCGGTGACGCGGGCCTTCACGATTGCGGCCGAACCTCCGCCGCCGCCCGCGCCTGTCCCCTCTTCCGCACCGAGCAGCGCAGCCCCGCGCGAAGAGGGCGCAGCCGCGGCTGCGGGTCGCAAAGCGGACCCGCGCCCGGTCCCGGCGCCCAGGACGCCCGTGGTCGTCCGCCCCGCGCAAGCTCCTCCGGTGGCGGGCAAAGGCGCGGAAAACGCTGCCGGAGCCACCGCGCAGGGCGAGGGCACGGGGGCGTCGGGCTTCGGTTCGGGCACCGGCGCGGGCGCAGGCGGGGATGGCACCGGCGGCGGCGGCGCATCGCCGACGGTGAAGGTGGCGGGAGACATCAATTCGGCGAAGGACTACCCCCGCGCCACCCGGGACTTGCGGGTCGGGGCATCGGTGACCATCGACCTCAGGGTAGGAACCGATGGCCGCGTCGCCGCCTGCCGGATCGTGCAGCCCAGCCCGGACCCGGAGGCGGACCGCATTACCTGCGACCTCGCGATGCGCCGTTTTCGCTTTCGCCCGGCAAAAGATACTGGCGGAAAAACAGTAGAAGCGATTTATCGCTGGCGTCAGCGCTGGTTTTATTGA
- a CDS encoding dienelactone hydrolase family protein — MDDRFEPVACNHEGIALEGFVARPQSDGPHAAVLMIPGATGPGLSFEAAVQAVAKAGYVAVAASMYARGADISTPQAAGRHFADLMERPEVLRARVVAWFEAVCALPGVDPERVAAVGYCFGGKCVLELARSGAPVRAVSSFHGLLATHAPAAPGTVTPHIAIWTGGRDPYVPRADFDAVRAELDLAGANYSATEFARARHAFTDPDHDGIAEGIEYDAAAHRIAWSGTLALLEVILSA, encoded by the coding sequence ATGGACGACAGATTCGAACCGGTTGCCTGCAACCACGAAGGGATCGCACTGGAAGGTTTCGTGGCCCGGCCGCAAAGCGACGGCCCCCATGCGGCGGTGCTGATGATCCCGGGAGCCACTGGCCCTGGCCTCAGCTTCGAAGCGGCGGTGCAGGCGGTTGCCAAGGCCGGCTACGTCGCGGTCGCTGCCAGCATGTACGCGCGCGGCGCCGACATCTCGACTCCGCAGGCGGCGGGCCGGCACTTCGCAGACCTGATGGAACGGCCCGAAGTCCTGCGCGCACGCGTCGTCGCCTGGTTCGAGGCGGTGTGCGCCCTGCCCGGCGTCGATCCCGAGCGGGTCGCAGCGGTGGGCTATTGCTTCGGCGGCAAGTGCGTCCTCGAACTCGCCCGCAGCGGCGCACCGGTCCGGGCGGTTTCGAGCTTTCATGGCCTCCTCGCCACGCATGCACCGGCTGCGCCCGGCACTGTCACGCCGCACATAGCCATCTGGACCGGCGGCCGCGACCCTTACGTGCCGCGCGCCGACTTCGATGCGGTGCGCGCAGAACTCGATCTGGCCGGTGCGAACTACTCCGCGACCGAGTTCGCACGCGCCCGCCACGCCTTCACCGACCCCGATCACGACGGTATCGCCGAGGGGATAGAATATGACGCGGCGGCACATCGAATTGCCTGGAGCGGCACTCTCGCCCTGCTCGAAGTGATCCTTTCGGCATGA
- a CDS encoding TonB-dependent receptor, with the protein MSARNFRSRLTSSVAVPAIAFAGLTATPLMAQGINPDEIIVTARRTEERLQDVPISITVFSGDQIQKRNIAVASDLAVFTPSLSVNTRYGPEKSTFSIRGFNQDASTAPTVGVYFADVVGVRAQGGTAGGNTVGAGAFTDLQNVQVLKGPQGTLQGRNTTGGAVLLVPAKPTDLLEASIEGTYGNYDQKRVQAMFNAPLADTFKVRVAIDRNERDGYMKNHSGVGPKDFNDVNYFYGRLSVVADLTPNLENYTIFHYSRSDTNGYASHYEFCDSNPGDPRQINPATISPINPNGSKYSISRYYTSLAACDQIARQTARGDGPLDVDVSDPDPRMFLRTWQAINTTTWQASDTITIKNIVSYGEYREQSQFQLYSDNFTVPDTAITRYYAARRGPQIGQPFDYIQLGTQPGHDAAAESTTTEELQIQGRSADGKFNFVVGGYLEFSRPLGYNQQRTGIYGNCVDPGVLNCSGGLPLSDSAPIPGTIISESRTQLAFDNHGVFAQGTYRFTDQLALTLGGRWTFDKIAGYSESNRRVFASVPSVGYVLSNWVCNDNLNHATVNLIANGGDLTACGTRITVKSNKPTWLIDLDFKPTPDTLIYAKYARGYRQGTVNFTNPGLETALPEKVDAYEVGAKLTFRGALPGYLNVAGFWNDFSNQQVFGALIPKPESGLVGGSAIINAGKSVIRGVEVDAGVTPFQGLRLSAGYAYLDTKLKDLITPTLSADSPFLQIIPRGRIGGPLTYSPKHKLTLSGDYSVPLGDNVGELNFGAVFTYTAKQFVDGNLQIPGYSLLNLNAGITDVGGSGFDVVVFAQNVTNKHYRTTSGGGYDSSGIGDFMYGPPRMYGVRLKYAFGR; encoded by the coding sequence ATGAGTGCAAGGAATTTCAGGAGCCGGCTCACCAGCAGCGTTGCGGTCCCGGCAATCGCCTTTGCGGGGCTGACGGCGACGCCGCTAATGGCGCAGGGCATCAACCCGGACGAGATCATCGTCACCGCCCGTCGTACCGAAGAACGCCTGCAGGACGTGCCGATCTCGATCACCGTGTTCAGCGGCGACCAGATCCAGAAGCGCAACATCGCGGTCGCCTCCGACCTTGCGGTCTTCACCCCTTCGCTCTCGGTCAACACGCGTTACGGGCCTGAGAAATCGACGTTCTCCATCCGCGGCTTCAACCAGGACGCCTCGACCGCGCCGACCGTGGGCGTATACTTCGCCGACGTCGTGGGCGTGCGCGCGCAGGGTGGCACGGCAGGCGGCAACACCGTGGGCGCGGGCGCTTTCACCGACCTCCAGAACGTGCAGGTGCTGAAAGGCCCGCAAGGCACCCTGCAGGGCCGCAACACCACCGGCGGCGCCGTGCTGCTGGTGCCGGCCAAGCCCACCGACCTGCTCGAAGCCTCGATCGAGGGGACTTACGGCAACTACGACCAGAAGCGCGTCCAGGCGATGTTCAACGCACCGCTGGCCGATACCTTCAAGGTCCGCGTCGCGATCGACCGCAACGAGCGCGACGGCTATATGAAAAACCATTCCGGCGTCGGCCCGAAGGACTTCAACGACGTCAATTACTTCTACGGCCGTCTCAGCGTCGTTGCGGACCTGACCCCGAACCTCGAGAACTACACGATCTTCCACTACAGCCGTTCGGACACCAACGGCTATGCTTCGCACTACGAGTTCTGCGATTCCAACCCCGGCGATCCGCGTCAGATCAACCCGGCGACGATCTCCCCCATCAACCCGAACGGCAGCAAGTACAGCATCAGCCGCTACTACACCTCGCTGGCCGCCTGCGACCAGATCGCCCGTCAGACCGCGCGCGGCGACGGCCCTCTCGACGTCGATGTGAGCGATCCCGACCCGCGCATGTTCCTGCGCACCTGGCAGGCGATCAACACGACGACCTGGCAAGCCAGCGACACGATCACGATCAAGAACATCGTCAGTTACGGCGAATACCGCGAGCAGAGCCAGTTCCAGCTCTACAGCGACAACTTCACGGTGCCGGACACGGCGATCACCCGTTATTACGCGGCGCGCAGAGGCCCGCAGATCGGCCAGCCGTTCGACTACATCCAGCTCGGCACCCAGCCCGGCCACGATGCGGCCGCAGAATCCACCACCACCGAGGAACTGCAGATCCAGGGGCGCTCGGCCGACGGCAAGTTCAACTTCGTGGTCGGCGGCTATCTCGAATTCAGCCGGCCGCTCGGCTACAACCAGCAACGTACCGGAATCTACGGCAACTGCGTTGATCCGGGGGTCCTGAACTGCTCGGGCGGCCTGCCACTGTCCGACAGCGCCCCGATCCCGGGCACCATCATCTCGGAATCGCGCACGCAACTGGCGTTCGACAACCACGGCGTCTTCGCGCAAGGCACCTATCGCTTCACGGACCAGCTGGCACTGACCCTTGGCGGGCGCTGGACGTTCGACAAGATCGCGGGCTATTCCGAAAGCAATCGCCGCGTGTTCGCCAGCGTGCCCAGTGTCGGCTACGTGCTTTCGAACTGGGTGTGCAACGACAACCTGAACCATGCGACCGTCAATCTGATCGCCAACGGCGGCGACCTGACGGCATGCGGCACGCGGATCACCGTCAAGTCGAACAAGCCGACGTGGCTGATCGACCTCGACTTCAAGCCGACGCCCGATACCCTGATCTATGCCAAGTACGCGCGCGGCTATCGCCAGGGTACGGTGAACTTCACCAATCCGGGGCTGGAGACCGCCCTTCCCGAGAAAGTCGATGCCTACGAGGTCGGCGCCAAGCTGACATTCCGCGGAGCCCTGCCCGGCTATCTCAACGTCGCCGGGTTCTGGAACGATTTCTCGAACCAGCAGGTATTCGGCGCGCTCATTCCCAAGCCCGAAAGCGGATTGGTCGGCGGCTCGGCGATCATCAACGCGGGTAAATCCGTCATCAGAGGCGTCGAGGTGGATGCAGGCGTGACCCCGTTCCAGGGGCTGCGGCTCTCGGCGGGATATGCCTATCTCGACACCAAGCTCAAGGACCTCATCACGCCCACGCTCTCGGCGGACAGCCCCTTCCTGCAGATCATCCCGCGCGGGCGGATCGGAGGTCCGCTGACCTACTCGCCCAAGCACAAGCTGACGCTCTCGGGCGATTACTCGGTTCCGCTGGGCGACAACGTCGGTGAGCTGAACTTCGGGGCGGTCTTCACGTATACGGCCAAGCAGTTCGTCGATGGGAACCTGCAGATCCCCGGCTACAGCCTGCTGAACCTCAATGCCGGCATCACCGACGTGGGCGGCTCGGGCTTCGACGTGGTCGTCTTCGCGCAGAATGTGACGAACAAGCACTATCGCACCACGTCGGGCGGCGGCTACGATTCTTCGGGTATCGGCGACTTCATGTACGGCCCGCCGCGCATGTACGGGGTGCGCCTCAAGTACGCCTTCGGGCGCTGA
- a CDS encoding phosphotransferase: MSQVLERPRPAQPQVTVPATLEQALDPQWLAGALGKIAAGRAIAQVEEVEVIRTVATKVRFAVTFEDGQRLGFCLKGLLDVDAMTARGGPTCVLESDFYNKVAPVIAVRVPDCVATVIDREAHQAVTIMRDLIADGARFCSALDPFTADDALESLRQLSLLHARSDFLDGADWIRPRAAELAKMSYVTPEALQDLLDGPRGDNLSPRVRSAANLAAAIRELAARDGGRPQFMIHGDAHAGNVFRTPEGMGVIDWQLLQRGGWALDVAYHLNAVLPTEVAEVEERRLLGEYLSMMRGHGMDMPSEADAWMQYREGVTYGYYLWSITRRVDPPIIVQFVDRLGKAVMRHDSFGLLGAA, from the coding sequence ATGTCTCAAGTCCTCGAAAGGCCGCGCCCGGCGCAGCCGCAAGTCACGGTTCCGGCGACGCTGGAACAGGCGCTCGATCCGCAGTGGCTGGCGGGAGCGCTGGGCAAAATCGCGGCCGGGCGCGCCATCGCGCAGGTCGAAGAGGTGGAGGTGATCCGCACCGTCGCCACCAAAGTGCGCTTCGCGGTGACCTTCGAAGACGGTCAGCGGCTGGGCTTCTGCCTCAAGGGCCTGCTCGACGTGGACGCGATGACCGCGCGCGGCGGGCCGACCTGCGTGCTCGAATCGGACTTCTACAACAAGGTCGCGCCCGTGATCGCCGTGCGCGTGCCCGATTGCGTCGCCACCGTGATCGACCGCGAGGCGCATCAGGCCGTGACGATCATGCGCGACCTCATCGCCGATGGCGCGCGGTTCTGCTCGGCGCTCGATCCGTTCACGGCGGACGATGCGCTAGAGAGCCTGCGGCAGTTGTCGTTGCTCCATGCGCGAAGCGATTTCCTCGATGGCGCCGACTGGATTCGGCCGCGCGCCGCGGAACTGGCGAAGATGAGCTATGTCACGCCGGAGGCCCTGCAGGACCTGCTCGACGGACCGCGCGGCGACAACCTATCGCCCCGCGTGCGCAGCGCCGCCAATCTTGCGGCGGCGATCAGGGAACTCGCCGCGCGCGACGGCGGGCGGCCGCAGTTCATGATCCATGGCGACGCCCATGCGGGCAACGTCTTCCGTACGCCCGAGGGCATGGGCGTGATCGACTGGCAACTGCTCCAGCGCGGGGGCTGGGCGCTCGACGTGGCCTATCACCTGAACGCGGTGCTGCCGACCGAAGTGGCCGAGGTCGAGGAGCGCCGCCTGCTGGGCGAGTACCTCTCGATGATGCGCGGGCACGGGATGGACATGCCGTCCGAAGCGGACGCCTGGATGCAGTACCGCGAAGGCGTGACCTACGGCTATTACCTATGGTCGATCACCCGCCGCGTCGATCCGCCGATCATTGTCCAGTTCGTCGATCGGCTCGGCAAGGCGGTGATGCGGCACGACAGCTTCGGGCTGCTGGGCGCCGCCTAG
- a CDS encoding CaiB/BaiF CoA transferase family protein: MGKPLEGIKVVEVAMWAFVPACGGMLADLGADVIKIEPPTGDPLRGLSIGGLGGGKIDYSWESYNRGKRSVTLDLKQEAGRAVLDRLLKDADVFLTNLLPPARRAMRIDEETIRAEYPGLIYASGSALGPNGPDHEKGGYDAITFWARGGISSSLTEPEAPHPVGPPGPAFGDTISGAMLSGAICAAIAKRALTGEASAVDVSLLGTALWSMQRYVCQATADGVQKFPKPPADKPNNVLVSNYRTADGRFLALCMLQADKYWAPFCEAAGRPDLAADPRFADAAARKANIDACYAEVKALFAGKTLAEWKVILSRQSGQWDVVQDVGEMKDDPQAQANGYLKRVDYSDGTQIPMIGLPMVFDGMPLSSTRSPDLGADSDAVLESLGYSEDEIIDLKVQGVVF; this comes from the coding sequence ATGGGCAAGCCGCTGGAAGGCATCAAGGTCGTGGAAGTCGCGATGTGGGCCTTCGTGCCGGCTTGCGGCGGGATGCTGGCGGACCTTGGCGCCGACGTGATCAAGATCGAGCCGCCGACCGGCGATCCGCTGCGGGGGCTTTCGATCGGCGGTCTTGGCGGCGGGAAAATCGACTATTCGTGGGAGAGCTACAACCGGGGCAAGCGCTCGGTGACGCTCGATCTCAAGCAGGAGGCCGGGCGCGCGGTGCTGGATCGGTTGCTGAAGGACGCCGACGTGTTCCTCACCAATCTGCTGCCTCCGGCGCGGCGGGCGATGCGGATCGACGAGGAGACGATCCGGGCGGAGTATCCCGGCCTTATATACGCCAGCGGCAGCGCGCTCGGCCCCAATGGCCCCGACCATGAGAAAGGCGGCTACGATGCCATCACCTTCTGGGCGCGCGGGGGCATCTCGTCCTCGCTGACCGAGCCCGAGGCGCCGCATCCGGTAGGTCCGCCGGGACCGGCATTCGGCGATACGATATCGGGCGCGATGCTCTCGGGCGCGATCTGCGCCGCCATCGCCAAGCGGGCGCTGACCGGCGAGGCTTCGGCTGTGGACGTCTCGCTGCTGGGCACCGCCCTGTGGTCGATGCAGCGCTACGTCTGCCAGGCGACGGCGGACGGGGTGCAGAAGTTCCCCAAGCCGCCCGCCGACAAGCCCAACAACGTGCTCGTCAGCAACTACCGCACGGCCGATGGGCGTTTCCTCGCGCTCTGCATGCTGCAGGCGGACAAGTACTGGGCGCCCTTCTGCGAAGCCGCCGGACGGCCCGACCTCGCCGCCGACCCCCGCTTCGCCGACGCCGCCGCACGCAAGGCGAACATCGATGCCTGCTATGCCGAAGTGAAGGCGCTGTTCGCCGGCAAGACGCTCGCCGAATGGAAGGTGATCCTCTCGCGCCAGTCGGGCCAGTGGGACGTCGTGCAGGACGTCGGCGAAATGAAGGACGATCCGCAGGCGCAGGCTAACGGCTACCTCAAGCGCGTGGACTACAGCGACGGCACGCAGATCCCGATGATCGGCCTGCCGATGGTCTTCGACGGCATGCCGCTGTCCTCCACCCGCTCGCCCGACCTCGGTGCCGACAGCGACGCGGTGCTTGAGAGCCTGGGCTACTCCGAGGACGAGATCATCGACCTCAAGGTGCAGGGTGTGGTGTTCTGA
- a CDS encoding Zn-ribbon domain-containing OB-fold protein translates to MRKLPKLEPETAFYWTCGADGRLRIQRCGQCGTYQHPPFPRCSGCGSEAVAPAPVSGKGRLASYTVNHEAWVPGLDVPFVFGVVELAEQAQLYVFTNVLGKEVRIGMPLTVEFEHHDDVWLPMFREDRE, encoded by the coding sequence ATGCGCAAGCTGCCGAAGCTGGAGCCGGAAACCGCCTTCTACTGGACTTGCGGAGCGGACGGGCGCTTGCGCATCCAGCGCTGCGGACAATGCGGAACCTACCAGCACCCGCCCTTCCCGCGCTGCTCGGGTTGCGGCAGCGAGGCCGTCGCCCCCGCGCCGGTTTCCGGCAAGGGCCGCCTCGCCAGCTACACGGTGAACCATGAGGCGTGGGTGCCGGGGCTGGACGTGCCCTTCGTGTTCGGCGTCGTCGAGCTGGCGGAGCAGGCACAGCTTTACGTCTTCACCAATGTCCTTGGGAAAGAGGTGCGCATCGGCATGCCGCTGACGGTCGAGTTCGAGCACCACGACGATGTCTGGCTGCCAATGTTCCGGGAGGACAGGGAATGA
- a CDS encoding thiolase family protein codes for MTLLPEKQVCITGAAQSEVGRPSPRTALQLTADSCLAAIADAGLSPSDIDGIATYPGKSSEGGGIAPVSPSEAAAVLGIEPRWILASAEGFSHMAPIFNAVTAIACGLARHVVVFRSVAQAQARLVSRASTLMSGARDRVDGNNAWTVPYNALSPINTFALYAQAYFDKYGADEAQLGAIAVNNRANAAHNPNAIYRKPLTLDDYLAARVISSPLRLFDCDSHIDGSTAIVLSHRDAAKDLRNPPLHIEAMGMAVGGLWVGRHEGDFTELPAAHRAGAMLWERTDLTPADMDCAQIYDGFSIHVWMWLEALGLVPKGEACRFTEGGQRIALDGELPLNTGGGQLSAGRFHGYGHIHEATVQLWGRGGGRQVRDARTCIVSNGGYGYGAMILRRD; via the coding sequence ATGACCCTTCTCCCCGAAAAGCAGGTGTGCATCACCGGCGCCGCGCAGTCCGAGGTCGGCCGTCCCTCCCCCCGCACCGCGCTGCAGCTGACCGCCGACTCCTGCCTCGCCGCCATTGCCGACGCGGGGCTCTCTCCCTCGGACATCGACGGCATCGCCACATATCCCGGCAAGAGCAGCGAAGGCGGGGGGATCGCGCCCGTCAGCCCCTCCGAAGCGGCCGCCGTGCTCGGCATCGAGCCACGCTGGATTCTCGCCTCCGCCGAGGGGTTCAGCCACATGGCGCCGATCTTCAACGCGGTGACCGCGATCGCCTGCGGCCTCGCCCGTCATGTCGTGGTGTTCCGCAGCGTCGCGCAGGCGCAGGCACGGCTGGTGTCGCGCGCATCCACGCTGATGTCCGGCGCGCGTGACAGGGTGGACGGCAACAACGCCTGGACCGTGCCCTACAACGCGCTTTCGCCGATCAACACTTTCGCGCTCTATGCGCAGGCCTATTTCGACAAGTACGGCGCCGACGAGGCGCAACTGGGCGCCATCGCCGTCAACAACCGCGCCAACGCCGCGCACAATCCCAATGCGATCTACCGCAAGCCGCTCACCCTCGACGATTATCTTGCGGCGCGGGTGATCTCCTCGCCGCTGAGGCTGTTCGACTGCGACAGCCATATCGACGGCTCGACCGCGATCGTCCTGTCGCACCGGGATGCGGCGAAGGACTTGCGCAATCCGCCGCTCCATATCGAGGCAATGGGCATGGCGGTGGGCGGGCTGTGGGTTGGCCGCCACGAGGGCGACTTCACCGAACTACCCGCCGCCCACCGCGCCGGAGCGATGCTGTGGGAGCGCACCGACCTCACGCCCGCCGATATGGACTGCGCGCAGATCTACGACGGGTTCTCGATCCACGTGTGGATGTGGCTGGAGGCGCTCGGCCTCGTGCCGAAGGGAGAGGCCTGCCGCTTTACCGAGGGCGGGCAGCGGATCGCGCTGGACGGCGAACTGCCGCTCAACACCGGCGGCGGCCAGCTCTCCGCCGGGAGGTTCCACGGCTACGGCCACATCCATGAGGCTACCGTCCAGCTCTGGGGCCGCGGCGGCGGACGGCAGGTGCGGGACGCGCGGACCTGCATCGTCTCCAACGGCGGCTATGGCTACGGCGCGATGATCCTGCGGCGGGATTGA